In Gemmata obscuriglobus, a single genomic region encodes these proteins:
- a CDS encoding RNA polymerase sigma factor codes for MAVEAARTDGQLLEAYSDHRDGAAFAELVRRHGPMVWGVCRRMLPNRQDAEDAFQATFLVLVRKSASVRPAERVGNWLHGVAVRSAQKAAAARRRERPVENVPDPAVVESGVWRDVLPILDEEVGLLPDRYRSVIVLCDLEQMTRAAVARRLGVPEGTVAGWLARARALLGRRLARRGVGTPALAALISERIVSATVPASVVRTATEAANQSGFVPVGVATLTEGVIRAMFLNKIRVAATALFVGCGVMASGAVLLTRPTAAAQPPRSETTATAPQTEHPVSGSTEGYIRVARSEMSAARYKVIFCKALEAVGEHFEQIYADAYTGKIEAVRRIPDKRKVVVELRAAEEGGYSVNVRVLHEAATGKPERRDVDLEQVVLRRLCARPEGRADQTVPSRVREPGDSEGDTNKRLQKEVDELRERVRALERNLSDRESGAARP; via the coding sequence GTGGCCGTTGAGGCGGCACGAACGGACGGTCAGCTTCTGGAGGCGTACTCCGACCACCGGGACGGTGCCGCGTTCGCCGAGTTGGTCCGCCGCCACGGTCCGATGGTCTGGGGCGTGTGTCGCCGGATGCTCCCGAACCGCCAGGACGCTGAAGACGCCTTCCAGGCCACCTTCCTGGTCCTAGTTCGCAAGTCCGCGTCGGTCCGGCCGGCCGAGCGGGTCGGGAACTGGCTGCACGGCGTGGCCGTCCGGTCGGCTCAGAAAGCGGCGGCGGCCCGCCGGCGCGAGCGGCCGGTCGAGAACGTTCCCGATCCGGCCGTGGTCGAAAGCGGCGTGTGGCGCGACGTGCTCCCGATCCTCGACGAGGAGGTGGGGCTCCTGCCCGACCGGTACCGCTCCGTTATCGTCCTGTGCGACCTCGAACAGATGACCCGAGCGGCCGTGGCGCGCCGGCTCGGGGTGCCGGAAGGAACGGTCGCGGGGTGGCTGGCGCGAGCACGCGCGTTGTTGGGCAGGCGTCTGGCCCGGCGCGGGGTCGGCACGCCGGCGCTGGCTGCGCTGATTTCCGAACGAATCGTGTCGGCGACTGTTCCGGCTTCGGTTGTCCGGACGGCGACCGAAGCCGCGAACCAATCGGGATTCGTCCCGGTTGGGGTTGCAACTCTCACGGAAGGGGTGATCCGAGCGATGTTCCTCAACAAAATTAGGGTCGCGGCAACGGCACTGTTCGTGGGGTGCGGCGTGATGGCGTCGGGCGCGGTGCTCCTGACTCGCCCCACGGCCGCCGCCCAACCGCCCCGTTCCGAAACCACCGCCACCGCGCCACAGACCGAGCATCCGGTGAGTGGTTCGACCGAAGGTTACATTCGGGTCGCCCGCAGCGAGATGTCTGCTGCCCGTTACAAGGTGATCTTCTGTAAGGCTTTGGAGGCAGTTGGCGAGCACTTTGAGCAGATTTACGCCGACGCGTATACCGGCAAGATCGAGGCGGTGCGGCGGATACCTGACAAGCGAAAAGTAGTTGTCGAACTCCGTGCGGCGGAGGAGGGCGGGTACTCGGTCAACGTCCGGGTGCTTCACGAGGCGGCTACAGGCAAGCCCGAGCGCCGGGACGTGGATCTCGAGCAAGTGGTTCTCCGGCGGCTGTGCGCACGACCCGAAGGCCGGGCCGATCAGACGGTTCCGTCTCGCGTGCGGGAGCCCGGCGATTCGGAGGGTGACACGAACAAGCGGTTGCAGAAGGAAGTGGACGAACTCCGAGAGCGGGTGCGGGCACTCGAGCGGAACCTGTCCGATCGGGAGAGTGGTGCCGCCCGGCCGTGA